Genomic segment of Arachis hypogaea cultivar Tifrunner chromosome 11, arahy.Tifrunner.gnm2.J5K5, whole genome shotgun sequence:
CACTGTTATAGTACAATGATGCATGTATTTTTATTCCAATAGATTAAAAGAAAGGCAAAAGGTTCAAGTtgtcattttcttcaaaaatcAAGACAATAGCTGCTATAGCCTATAAGCCGTGTCACGATAGTTTTGGGTGACCTATGTTCGATTTCACAGCCTTTCTATTCTTTTTAAGGTATTACACATGTCACGGTTCTGTCATGTaacaaagaaaaaatacaaaGGTGTGTATATTATAGacattttgaaaaagggatttttctgaaataaaataaaaaaaattattatttttccaaACCTAATATTCcaactttaatttcagaaatataaattttttttgaatgagTTTGCCCAACTCTTATATAATTTTATAGAGTTTGCCGTACTCAGGTAAACTtcttctaaattttcaaaaattccaattTTTAAGTCATTATCATCCTCTCGAACGGTGTATAAGAATACACAAAAATAGACGAATAACAAGTGTGGCTTTTTTTTCAATATCGCCGACACCAATGACAACTGTTCATATTCTGACCTAATACTAAGACTCAGGTCTAGATAAAAGGCTCAATCTAAAGATTGGCCTTCACTCGACACCGACCTTCTCTTAAGAAGTCGGATCCAGCACAGACTTGCTCTAAGGAAGTCGGAgcgaagattagctggcagataacacttattcaaattaagtaactgcccctaaaatctctcaacccacttccaggaggcatatctcaacttccctaagataaagggacagttatccaccttaaagggtggaactactccaacggtggttattggttcaccactataaatacactgacactcctcaggtatctctaaattccaatactctctaaacttgcttagacccttgctgacttaggcatcggagtgtctttgcaggtaccacccccattccttCACAcatacaagtcggacggaggctccCAGACGCAAACTTAGTCAGAGGCTCCCTccttcagacgattgggccaacccaacgagtccagtccactaatctccggttacccatcgtaacattggtgccgttgtcagggacccgagagatcaactaGTAATGACGGATGACTCGCACAAAGATGGCCACACAGCGTCCGATTCTGAGCAGGAAAATCAGGATGTTGGAAACAATAATGAGGATATCGACACTCACTCCTTGGTGACCAATCAGCATAAAGAAGGCACCTCAGGATTGAAAAACCCGAAGGCAAAATCTTCTGAAGGGCGCGAGTCAGGAAAGGAGGGACAACACCACGCAGCTGATTTCATGGGATTGTTCCACGACCATCAAGGGCGCTTGGAACAGTTGGAAAAAGAGCTGGAACGACAGCGAGAGGCAGAGAGAAGCTTGAGGAACGAGATTGAACGGCGAAAAGAGCTAGaagaaaaactcttaaagttGGAGTCTGCTCTTAAAAGTTGAAGCTCCCACAGCGATCGAGAAGATTCTCCCTTGGGAGGAGAAGACCTGTTCAGCGAGGATATTATGAGGGCAAAAGTTACAAGAAACTTTAAAAGCCCttatatggacctctacgatggaaccaccgatccaaagcatcatttgagcaacttcaaaagtcggatgtatctggccgACGCCTCTGATGCCACTCGCTGCAAGGCTTTCCCGACAACCTtgacgaaagcagcgatgaagtggttcgatagtctTCCCCCGAGGTCGGTCACCAGCTTCGACGACCTCTCGCGAAAGTTCCTGAtgcgattctccatccaaaaagacaaagtgaAGTACGCACCAAGCCTCCTGggagtaaaacaggaggtcggagaacctttGAGGGACTACATGGAGAGGTTCAATAAAGCGtgcttggagattcaagacctgcccataGGGCAGTGATTATGGGCCTAGTCAACGGACttcgagaaggtcccttctcccaGTCCATCTCGAAAAGGCATCCGACTccctaagtgatgtacaggagagagctgagaagtacattaacatggaagaaaatacCAGACTTCGAGAACTAGGCTGGCGACCTGGGCACTCTCACTcatcaaaagagaaagagagagagcccaagaaaaaagaggaggtcGGCCCTGAGAGGCCCAGGAGATACCACTCTTATACCCCTCTACGAGTTTTCCTAGTTGATGTCTATAGGAAAATTTGTCATACTGAAAGACTGCCTCCCCCTAggcctattaaaaataaaaggggGGAGTCGtggcgactactgtgagtaccataagctatatggtcactcaacaaatgatTGTTACGGCCTAAAAAATGTGTTAGAAAAGCTGGCCaaagaaggtcggcttgatagatatctcatggaaaggtcggaccaTCATGGCAAAAGGAAGCGAGATGACGAGGACCGAAGAGATCCCCCACCACAAACCCCGGAAAGACATATGCACATGATCTTAGGAGAATTTGGCGGAGGTGGCCACACAAAGTCGTCTCGCAAGAGACACTTGAAGGAAGTCTATCAGGTCGGAGGCGAACTCCCGACCTACCAACTatttctttcaccaaagaagatgggcaaggaatcaTTTCTGGACATGATGATCCAGTTGTCATAACCATGATCCTTGCCAACACCCATCTTCACAGAACCCTGGTAGATCAGGGAAGCTCAGCCGACATCCTTTTCAATCCAGCACTCGATAAGCTGGGGTTAGATGAAAAGGAATTAAGAGCTTATCTTGACACACTATATGGGCTAGGAGATACACCAATAAAGCCACTGGGATTCATACCCCTtcacacaacttttggaaaaggggcAAAATCCAAAACTTTGAGTatcgacttcatagtcatcgatgtcggttcagcctacaatgccctaatcggCATAACCACCCTAAATCAACTCGGAGCAGTTGTGTCCACCctccacctttgcatgaaatttccaacaccaGAGGGAATAGCAACCATTAGGAGAGACCAGAAATTGGCGAGgaagtgctacaatgaaagcctaaacctgagggGAAAGGGCAAGGAGGTGCACACCATTGAGCTACGAGGAATCCGAGCTAAAGAAGAGTTGCGACCGCAACCCAGCGGAAGAACTGAAGAGGTCCAGGTcggagaagaggaaggaaaaaataccaacatagaGGCCAATCTGGAAGAAGATCTGAAACAGAGGCTCATAAGGCTCCTACGAaataattccgacctctttgcctggaaagcctccgacatgctaGGGATAGATCTCGAGCTCATGTCACATAAACTCTCAGTGTACCCCGGATCGCGACCGGTCCAGCAAAGGAGACGGAAGCTCGGACCTGAACGAGCTCAAGTGGTAGAAGAGCAAGTAAAGGCCCTCCTAGAAGCCGGTTTCATCAAAGAGGTCAAGTATTCGGCATGGCTTGCAAATGTAGTGctggtcaaaaaacaaaatggcaagTGGAGGATGTATGTCGATTACACTGACCTAAACAAGGCGTGTCCCAAAGACCTATATCCACTTCCTAACATTGATACCTTAGTAGATTCCaactcggggtatcaatactttcatttatggacgcatactcagggtaCAATCAGACTCCGATGTACAAGAcggatcaagaaaaaatatcATTCATCACGCCTAGGGCAAACTATTGCTTTGTGGTCATGCCCTTCGGACTGAAAAATGctggagccacatatcaaaggctgatgaacaaggtgttcATGCCTCACCTTAGGAGATTGATGGAAGtttacgtagacgacatgctagtaaaaaccaaggatgaGGCCGATCTCCTGGCTGACCTTTCGCAAGTTTTCAGCACCATAAGgatgcatgggatgagactaaatcctgcaaaatgcaccttcgcggtggaggcaggaaagtttctaggattcatgcttacacaaaggggaatcgaagccaatcccgacaagtgtaaGGCAGTCAtagaaatgaaaagtccgacttgctTAAAGGAAGTCCAGCAGCTGAACGACCGACTAGCCgccctctccaggttcttgaCAGGATCAGCATTAAGATTTCTACCACTCTTCtctctactaagaaaaggatgccagttcgaatggactcctgagtgcgaagaagcattctaggaattcaaaaggtttttaagccaacctcccatTCTGACCCGACCTAAAGTTGGGGAAGAACTCGTCCTGTATTTGTCCGTAGCAGACAAAGctgtagcatcagctctaatatgggaagacgaggtcggacagcATCCTGTATACTTCACTAGCAAGGTTCTACAAGACCCTGAATTAAGGTATCAAAAACTCGAGAAATTTGCGTATGCCTTAATAgtagcctctcgaaggctacgaccttatttTCAAGCTCATACAATAAGGGTTCGAACGAAtcagcccatgaagcaaatcctccagaaGACGGATATTGCgggtagaatggttcaatgggcaatagagctatcCGAGTTCGACTTAAAGTACGAAACTCGGACGGCAATAAAAGCCCAGTACCTCACCGACTTTGTAGCAGAATATGAaggagatcaagaggaagaaTCCACTACGTGGGAGttatatgtagatggatcctcaaataaAATCAGAAGCGATGCAGCCGTAATACTAGTCAACCAAGGGGAAACGCAAATAGAAGTCTCCCTCAAATTCGACTTTCCAGCTTCTAACAATCAggtagaatatgaagccttgattgcagggTTAAAACTGGCAAAGGAAGTCGGTGCAACAAAAGTAGTTATGTTCTGCGACTCCCAGGTGGTGACCTCTcaaataaatggagagtatcaggctaaagaccccaatatgaagaggtacttggacaaaaccttgGAGTATCTCAGGCGATTCGCTAAAACCGAGGTCAAAGatataactcgggatctcaaCAGCAGAGCATATGCCCTCTCCAAGCttgcaagtaccaagccaggagggaataatagaagcctgattcaagaaaatCTCCAAGAGCCCTCTATCTCAAAGGCAGAAGTCAAACAAGATGTCCTTGAAGTATCCGGATTGGACCTCGAATGGATGAACCCACTAGTCGAATatctgaaattcgacatcctacccaaaggggaaaaagaggccaagaaaatccggaggaaagcacaaaactacactttggtgaaaaatatcctctacaaaagagggatatcagCACCATTATTGAAGTGTGTCCCGACCTCAAGGACGACAGAAGTCTTAGAAGAGGTCCACAATGGTATCTGTGggaatcatctcggagcaaggtcccTGGCTAGGAAAGTCATCTGAgctgggttctactggccgactttgcagaaagatgccaccgaGTTCGTAAAGAAGTGtcagccatgccaaatgcatgcaaacttccatgtCGCTCCCCCCGAAGAGCTCATAAGTATAACTTCTACATgtccttttgcaaaatggggattggacctattgggaccctttccccaagcGCCTGGACAAGTAAAGTACCTAATAGTAGGGATAGACTACTTCACGAAATGGAttgaagcagaaccattggccactatcaccgcccaaagaagtcagaaatttctctacaagaacattatcacaaggtatggggtaccttactccatcaccactaATAATGAcactcagttcaccgactctaccttcagaaacctggtagccagtatgaagatcaagcaccagttcacctcggtagaacacccacaagcaaatgggcaagccgaggcagccaacaaagttataCTGGCAGGATTGAAGAAAaggctacaagatgcaaaaggagcatgGGCTGAGGAACTCcctcaagtactatgggcttatcgaactacacctcagtctgccacaggagaaacacccttccgacttgcttatggcatagaagccatgataccagttgaaatcaatgagcaaagtccaagggtgagcTTCTACGACGAGGTTAGCAACATATAGGGGCACAAAGAAGAACTCGAACTACTCCCCAaagtccgagaacaagcccaAATAAGAGAAGCAACGCTAAAGCAAAGGATGACAaacagatacaacaaaaaagtcattcgaagaaacTTCGCCCAGATGACTTGGTCTTGAttagaaacgacattggagttaACAAATCTGGGGATGGAAAGCTTGTTGCCAACTGGAAAGGTCCATACAAAATtaatgaggtcttaggaaaaggctattataaggtgaccgacttgAACGGCACCGAGCTACccaggtcatggcatgcttgt
This window contains:
- the LOC140176083 gene encoding uncharacterized protein, coding for MILANTHLHRTLVDQGSSADILFNPALDKLGLDEKELRAYLDTLYGLGDTPIKPLGFIPLHTTFGKGAKSKTLSIDFIVIDVGSAYNALIGITTLNQLGAVVSTLHLCMKFPTPEGIATIRRDQKLARKCYNESLNLRGKGKEVHTIELRGIRAKEELRPQPSGRTEEVQVGEEEGKNTNIEANLEEDLKQRLIRLLRNNSDLFAWKASDMLGIDLELMSHKLSVYPGSRPVQQRRRKLGPERAQVVEEQVKALLEAGFIKEVKYSAWLANVVLVKKQNGKWRMYVDYTDLNKACPKDLYPLPNIDTLVDSNSGYQYFHLWTHTQGTIRLRCTRRIKKKYHSSRLGQTIALWSCPSD